One segment of Fructilactobacillus hinvesii DNA contains the following:
- the atpH gene encoding ATP synthase F1 subunit delta: MSLTKLDVAKRYSKALYAVLETNDQVDAGRADLDVIQAVLDDEPELTGALAATALDNAQKQALLTLLVENVQTPAVQNLLKMLFDYGRISDLAAVVAEFKRLYDQKHGIVTATVTTAVPLSQDQHDQLAQTFAKRVNAKQVQLQEQTDPDIIGGVVLRSENIVFDGSIKTKIDKMKRLLLQ, translated from the coding sequence ATGAGTCTAACTAAACTTGATGTTGCTAAACGGTATTCCAAAGCGCTGTATGCGGTTTTAGAAACTAATGATCAAGTTGATGCCGGAAGAGCAGATTTGGATGTCATTCAAGCAGTTTTAGACGATGAACCAGAACTAACTGGCGCTTTAGCAGCAACGGCACTTGATAACGCACAAAAGCAAGCCCTGTTGACGCTGCTCGTGGAAAACGTGCAAACGCCGGCAGTGCAAAACTTGTTGAAGATGCTGTTTGACTATGGTCGGATTAGCGACCTAGCCGCAGTCGTTGCCGAGTTTAAGCGCTTGTATGATCAAAAACACGGAATTGTTACTGCAACTGTAACCACGGCGGTTCCGCTTTCGCAGGATCAACACGACCAGTTAGCGCAAACCTTTGCTAAACGAGTGAACGCTAAGCAGGTCCAGTTACAAGAACAAACCGATCCAGACATTATCGGTGGGGTAGTTTTGCGGTCTGAAAACATCGTGTTTGATGGCAGCATTAAAACTAAGATTGATAAGATGAAACGGTTGTTACTGCAGTAA
- the atpF gene encoding F0F1 ATP synthase subunit B, producing MLVVGEAFNIGDALFYAVLFIILMWLIKIFAWKPVTKMMQDRSDKIANDIDTAEKSRTEALELAKQRKEALANSQAEANEIINKAQQTGDKRRESIISDANLDAKTIKENAAKDIEQQKRDALASTKDDVADLSIEIASKIIQKNLDANDQKTLIDSYIKELDSHESN from the coding sequence ATGTTAGTGGTTGGAGAGGCATTTAATATTGGTGATGCCTTGTTCTACGCGGTGTTATTCATTATTCTGATGTGGTTAATCAAGATTTTTGCTTGGAAACCAGTCACCAAGATGATGCAAGACCGGTCGGATAAAATTGCCAATGATATTGATACGGCCGAAAAGTCGCGGACTGAAGCCCTTGAGTTGGCAAAACAACGTAAGGAAGCTTTGGCTAATTCGCAAGCAGAAGCAAACGAAATCATTAATAAGGCCCAACAAACCGGTGATAAACGGCGCGAATCCATTATTAGTGACGCAAACTTGGATGCCAAAACCATTAAAGAAAATGCGGCTAAGGACATTGAACAACAAAAGCGAGATGCTCTGGCTAGCACAAAAGATGACGTAGCTGATTTATCTATTGAAATTGCTTCCAAGATTATTCAAAAGAACTTAGACGCCAATGATCAAAAGACGTTGATTGATTCTTACATTAAGGAGTTGGATAGTCATGAGTCTAACTAA
- the atpE gene encoding F0F1 ATP synthase subunit C, producing the protein MGAIGAGIAIAGAAVGAGIGDGILISKMLEGMARQPELSNTLRTNMFIGVALIEVMPILAFVIAMLVINK; encoded by the coding sequence ATGGGTGCAATTGGAGCAGGAATCGCGATCGCAGGTGCCGCTGTTGGTGCTGGTATCGGTGACGGAATTTTGATTTCTAAGATGCTTGAAGGAATGGCCCGTCAGCCAGAATTAAGCAATACTTTACGGACTAACATGTTTATTGGGGTCGCTTTGATCGAAGTTATGCCCATCTTAGCCTTCGTGATTGCAATGTTGGTTATCAACAAGTAA
- the atpB gene encoding F0F1 ATP synthase subunit A, giving the protein MDPTRTFQFCGLTFNVGNMISGLIVAAIVFSFVYFCSRKIQMKPTGKQNLLEYMIDFTNGIVKSTMPSGSTKDYGLWAFTLFFFILVSNQLGLFLHIEVGGIVYVKSPTADPIVAMSFALMSMLIAQFSSVQKLGYKGHFETYLQPIPYLLPINLMEEFTNFLTLGIRVYGNIFAGELLAGLIAKMAFSHGIVTLAISAPIEMAWMAFSVFIGCIQAYVFVTLSCVYVSQKLSIEE; this is encoded by the coding sequence GTGGATCCAACTCGTACTTTTCAATTTTGCGGTTTGACCTTCAACGTTGGGAACATGATTTCAGGACTCATCGTTGCAGCAATCGTGTTTAGCTTTGTTTATTTCTGTTCGCGGAAAATTCAAATGAAGCCGACCGGGAAGCAAAATTTATTGGAGTACATGATTGACTTTACGAACGGAATTGTGAAGTCGACGATGCCAAGTGGATCAACCAAGGATTATGGTTTATGGGCTTTTACGCTCTTCTTCTTCATCTTGGTTTCTAACCAATTGGGATTATTTCTCCATATTGAAGTAGGAGGAATTGTGTACGTAAAGAGTCCTACGGCCGATCCAATCGTTGCAATGTCGTTTGCGCTGATGTCAATGTTGATTGCTCAATTCTCGAGTGTGCAAAAGTTGGGTTACAAAGGCCACTTTGAAACCTATCTGCAGCCCATTCCGTACTTGTTGCCAATTAACTTGATGGAAGAGTTTACTAATTTCTTAACCCTTGGAATTCGGGTGTACGGTAATATTTTTGCTGGTGAATTGCTGGCAGGTTTAATTGCGAAAATGGCATTTTCGCATGGGATTGTCACGCTGGCTATTTCAGCACCAATTGAAATGGCGTGGATGGCCTTCTCAGTATTTATTGGCTGTATTCAAGCCTACGTATTTGTAACTTTATCATGTGTTTATGTTTCTCAGAAGTTATCAATTGAGGAATAA
- the upp gene encoding uracil phosphoribosyltransferase, with protein MSKFHVMNHPLIQHKLSIIRDKKTGTNEFREVVNEIANLMAFEVTRDMPLKDVEIETPMGKTTTKKLAGKKVAIVPILRAGIGMVDGILELLPSARVGHVGMYRDEKTLEPHEYFVKLPADIEDREVLVVDPMLATGGSAIMAIDALKKRGAKNIKFVCLVAAPEGVEALEKAHPDVEIYAAALDDHLDHGYIVPGLGDAGDRLFGTK; from the coding sequence TTGAGTAAGTTTCACGTTATGAATCATCCGTTGATTCAACACAAGTTAAGTATCATCCGGGACAAAAAGACCGGGACTAATGAATTTCGGGAAGTTGTGAACGAAATTGCCAATTTAATGGCCTTCGAGGTTACTCGGGACATGCCGTTAAAAGACGTTGAGATTGAAACTCCAATGGGGAAAACTACCACGAAAAAATTAGCCGGGAAAAAAGTGGCCATCGTGCCAATTCTTCGAGCTGGAATTGGAATGGTTGATGGAATCTTGGAACTACTGCCGAGTGCTCGAGTGGGGCACGTCGGTATGTACCGGGATGAAAAGACGCTTGAACCACACGAATACTTTGTGAAATTACCGGCTGACATTGAAGACCGGGAAGTTTTAGTGGTAGATCCCATGCTTGCTACCGGGGGATCAGCCATCATGGCAATTGATGCACTGAAAAAACGGGGTGCGAAAAACATTAAGTTTGTGTGCTTAGTTGCTGCTCCCGAAGGCGTAGAGGCACTGGAAAAAGCTCATCCAGACGTTGAAATTTACGCCGCTGCCTTAGATGATCACCTAGACCATGGGTACATTGTGCCTGGATTAGGGGACGCTGGGGACCGTTTGTTTGGAACCAAATAA